A genomic region of Cannabis sativa cultivar Pink pepper isolate KNU-18-1 chromosome 1, ASM2916894v1, whole genome shotgun sequence contains the following coding sequences:
- the LOC133033599 gene encoding uncharacterized protein LOC133033599: protein MSIPINKFKWEDVSRADINALWDRLETKFVLPRDNPTFVDYGEYEMSKGLRDWRADCKKKWIQNIEELGQERADMSPPEGVTQEVWSDCIAYWSTDKQKARAAKNKESRGKMKFLGGWGSKPIVSHVVEGANPDTGELPTAVETFQKFHHKGNDWRNEFAQQAYEQMVEIAATQPAPTEDEPAEPAVDPTQYPRDLPVMTQVLGERSRHLRGFGHLPRLKGVGAKRAPATHPSAQPTVTMEQYEALQKKVEEAEQTTQHTRQQYETQQLYLRRFQDQFEYLSRAVPGFNLPPMDLPPLPTPGAGSSAAAGAGSSSQPPETQRNNDDDITRL, encoded by the exons atgtctatccccattaataaattcaaatgggaagatgtcagtagagctgacatcaacgcactctgggatagacttgag ACCAAGTTTGTCCTCCCACGAGATAACCCTACATTCGTAGACTACGGTGAGTACGAGATGTCAAAGGGTTTACGTGACTGGAGGGCAGACTGCAAGAAGAAGTGGATACAAAACATTGAGGAGCTTGGACAGGAGAGGGCCGACATGTCACCTCCTGAGGGAGTAACTCAAGAGGTGTGGAGTGACTGCATCGCTTATTGGAGCACAGACAAACAAaag gcgagagcagcgaaaaataaagaaagtcggggtaagatgaaatttctaggaggctggggctccaagcctattgtttcacatgttgtcgagggg gctaaccccgacacaggagaactgccaactgcggtggaaacttttcaaaagtttcaccataaaggcaacgattggcgcaacgagttcgcgcaacaagcttac gagcaaatggttgaaataGCGGCAACTCAACCAGCGCCCACTGAAGATGAGCCCGCAGAGCCTGCTGTCGATCCTACACAGTACCCCCGAGACTTACCTGTTATGACACAAGTACTCGGGGAACGATCTCGGCATCTTAGAGGCTTTGGCCATCTCCCCAGACTGAAGGGAGTTGGGGCCAAAAGAGCACCTGCCACGCATCCTTCAGCCCAACCGACTGTTACAATGGAACAGTACGAGGCTTTACAGAAAAAAGTGGAGGAAGCGGAGCAGACAACTCAACATACAAGGCAGCAGTATGAGACACAACAACTCTACCTCAGACGATTCCAAGATCAGTTTGAGTATCTTTCTCGAGCTGTGCCGGGTTTCAACTTGCCTCCCATGGATCTTCCACCATTGCCCACTCCTGGTGCTGGATCGTCGGCTGCTGCTGGTGCTGGATCGTCATCGCAGCCTCCCGAGACTCAGAGAAACAACGATGACGACATTACCCGCCTATAG
- the LOC133035059 gene encoding uncharacterized protein LOC133035059: MRLRNLGLGYDSIDVCKYNCAIFWKENEKKEFCPVCGESRWVKRKGKGKKVPHKVMRYFPLTPRLKRLYCSRHTAEDMRWHYSQRPKEDGVLRHPADAEEWKRFDRLHPSFAVEPRNVSCGRRVLKPEMPITNRVFNACGQLLWTINDFPAYALMSGWSTKGYMACPTCNEHTPSIGLNSKIGYVGHRRFLEMSDPRRRSKKYNGKPEKRAPPPVLTGDDILSQLDRIPLTLPGKHKQFGGVKRKRSSEELNWYSSKYRRKSKDTDKARMDLQDLQIRRELWLYEDRNGKWKKPPASYTLSVQERIEFADFMKSVRFPDGFAANLDKNVNVDTGKISGLKSHDCHVLLQRLLPAGIRKFLKKEIRDTIIELCVYFKQLCSRTLHVSDLEKMQTNILTILCKLETIFPPAFFDIMVHVVMHLPQEAILGGPVQYRWMYPIERSMSVYKQYVRNRARPEGSIAESFVVNEALTFCSMYFREVETRFNRPDRNNDIVQNMPTRQFSVFKHVGRPLGMRTVDTLPMQSKRKAEWYILNNCTEVEPYINEHKKLLQARGVGNIETVQETEFPEWFKTQINELRSSNQGAVSDELYAIANPANTAIYFYPGCIVNGIKFLVKERDDNRKTQNSGVMVPEWIVTVLLLASASATEWYQNEPFILASQAKLIYYIPDLKNGKDWLIVNEYIPRNVWDFPDTDGETPFVQENNSAETEFVVQLPQLDDVDYVRYDVDPTEVANIHRVNSQPQQLDDFIVDDDNDGLNTEEDNSLELESDSDDNAVYVTDDEDDEL, translated from the exons ATGCGATTGCgcaatctaggtttgggttacgACTCAATAGATGTGTGCAAGTATAATTGTGCTATTTTCTGGAAGGAGAATGAGAAGAAGGAGTTTTGCCCTGTATGTGGCGAATCACGATGGGTGAAAAGAAAGGGTAAGGGGAAAAAAGTTCCTCACAAAGTTATGCGTTACTTCCCACTCACACCTAGGCTGAAACGATTATATTGCTCAAGACACACTGCGGAGGATATGCGGTGGCATTACTCGCAGAGACCAAAAGAAGACGGTGTGCTTAGGCATCCTGCGGATGCTGAAGAATGGAAGCGGTTTGACCGCCTTCATCCGTCTTTTGCTGTTGAACCTAGAAATGTCAG TTGTGGGAGACGGGTGTTGAAACCCGAGATGCCTATAACTAACCGTGTTTTCAATGCGTGCGGGCAGTTGTTGTGGACAATAAATGACTTTCCTGCTTATGCTCTAATGTCTGGTTGGAGCACAAAAGGGTATATGGCGTGTCCCACTTGCAATGAACATACTCCTTCCATTGGCCTAAATAGTAAGATTGGATATGTTGGCCACAGACGCTTTCTCGAAATGAGTGATCCGAGAAGGAGAAGCAAAAAGTACAATGGTAAGCCTGAGAAGAGAGCACCACCTCCTGTATTGACGGGGGATGATATTTTATCTCAATTAGACCGAATTCCATTGACTTTGCCTGGAAAACACAAACAGTTTGGGGGTGTGAAACGGAAGCGTTCTAGTGAAGAGCTCAATTG GTACTCTTCTAAGTATCGACGGAAGTCAAAGGATACCGACAAGGCGAGAATGGATTTGCAAGACTTGCAAATACGACGAGAGTTGTGGTTGTATGAAGACCGGAATGGGAAGTGGAAGAAGCCTCCAGCTAGTTACACACTTAGTGTTCAAGAACGGATTGAATTTGCAGACTTCATGAAGTCTGTACGATTTCCGGACGGTTTTGCAGCAAACTTAGACAAAAATGTAAATGTGGATACGGGCAAGATTTCCGGGCTcaaatcacatgattgtcatgtGTTGTTACAACGTTTACTACCGGCAGGTATCCGTAAGTTCTTGAAAAAAGAAATCCGGGACACAATCATTGAGCTATGTGTGTATTTCAAACAATTATGCTCAAGAACACTTCATGTTTCGGATTTAGAAAAAATGCAAACAAATATTCTAACTATTTTGTGCAAGTTAGAAACAATTTTTCCACCGgctttcttcgacataatggtTCACGTAGTTATGCATCTCCCTCAAGAAGCTATACTAGGTGGACCAGTCCAGTACAGGTGGATGTATCCCATTGAGCGGTCAATGTCTGTGTACAAGCAATATGTCAGGAATCGTGCCCGTCCGGAAGGCTCTATTGCTGAATCTTTTGTGGTTAATGAGGCATTAACCTTTTGCTCAATGTACTTTCGAGAAGTGGAAACTCGATTCAACCGTCCTGACCGGAACAATGACATTGTCCAAAACATGCCAACTCGACAATTTTCTGTATTCAAGCATGTTGGCCGACCCCTCGGTATGAGGACAGTCGACACCTTACCCATGCAAAGCAAGCGTAAGGCAGAGTGGTACATTTTGAACAATTGCACGGAGGTTGAACCGTATATCAA tgaGCACAAGAAGTTGCTTCAAGCAAGGGGTGTAGGCAATATTGAGACAGTGCAAGAGACTGAGTTCCCTGAATGGTTCaaaactcaa ATTAATGAACTACGGTCGAGCAACCAGGGTGCAGTGTCAGATGAGTTGTATGCTATCGCTAACCCAGCCAATacagcaatttatttttatccagGGTGCATAGTGAACGGCATCAAATTTTTGGTCAAGGAAAGGGATGATAACCGCAAAACACAGAATAGCGGTGTCATGGTCCCCG AATGGATAGTGACGGTGTTATTACTAGCATCTGCGTCAGCAACGGAGTGGTACCAAAATGAACCGTTCATACTTGCATCTCAAGCAAAATTGATCTACTACATTCCTGATTTAAAGAACGGTAAAGACTGGCTGATTGTAAATGAGTACATACCGCGCAATGTTTGGGACTTCCCGGACACGGATGGGGAGACACCCTTTGTACAGGAAAACAATTCAGCTGAAACCGAGTTCGTTGTTCAACTTCCACAGTTGGATGATGTTGACTATGTTCGCTATGATGTCGACCCAACTGAAGTTGCAAACATCCATCGTGTGAATTCACAGCCTCAACAATTAGATGATTTCATTGTCGATGATGACAACGATGGTCTAAATACCGAAGAAGACAACTCCTTAGAATTAGAGAGTGACAGTGATGATAATGCTGTATATGTCactgatgatgaggatgatgaattgtaa